One genomic segment of Ricinus communis isolate WT05 ecotype wild-type chromosome 5, ASM1957865v1, whole genome shotgun sequence includes these proteins:
- the LOC8268115 gene encoding valine--tRNA ligase, chloroplastic/mitochondrial 2 isoform X1: MALQVGLSSPFLLSSCSAHRLNPLIFSQRRRFIPLSNWRFYCQRPRFFAVAASENGVFTSPEIAKSFDFSSEERIYNWWESQGYFKPNFERGSDPFVIPMPPPNVTGSLHMGHAMFVTLEDIMVRYNRMKGRPTLWLPGTDHAGIATQLVVEKMLASEGIKRTELGREEFVQRVWEWKEKYGGTITNQIKRLGASCDWTREHFTLDEQLSRAVVEAFIRLHEKGLIYQGSYLVNWSPNLQTAVSDLEVEYSEEPGTLYHIKYRVAGGSRGDFLTVATTRPETLFGDVAIAVHPKDDRYSQYIGRMAIVPMTYGRHVPIISDRHVDKDFGTGVLKISPGHDHNDYLLARKLGLPILNVMNKDGTLNEVAGLYCGLDRFEARKKLWSDLEETGLAVKKEPHTLRVPRSQRGGEIIEPLVSKQWFVTMEPLAEKALRAVEKGELNILPERFEKIYNHWLSNIKDWCISRQLWWGHRIPVWYIDGKNCEEDYIVARDADEALAKAHEKYGKDVNIYQDPDVLDTWFSSALWPFSTLGWPDASSEDFKKFYPTTMLETGHDILFFWVARMVMMGIEFTGTVPFSNVYLHGLIRDSQGRKMSKTLGNVIDPLDTIKDFGTDALRFTLALGTAGQDLNLSTERLTANKAFTNKLWNAGKFILQNLPRQTDKSAWETVLAYEFDKDESFLKLPLPECWVVSKLHLLIDMVTISYDKYYFGDVGRETYDFFWSDFADWYIEASKARLYRSGGGSDASVAQAVLLYVFENVLKLLHPFMPFVTEELWQALPRRKEALIVSSWPQISLPRNANTIKKFENFQALTRAIRNARAEYSVEPAKRISASIVASEEVIQYISTEKEALALLSRLDLQNVFFTDSPPGDANQSVHLVASEGLEAYLPLADMVDISAEVDRLSKRLSKMQSEYDGLVARLKSPKFVERAPEDVVRGVREKAIEAEEKINLTKNRLALLKSSVLIPSDVKPS, translated from the exons CCTCTTATTTTCTCTCAGCGGCGTCGTTTCATTCCTTTATCCAATTGGCGTTTCTACTGTCAAAGGCCTAGATTTTTCGCAG TTGCAGCATCAGAAAATGGTGTATTTACTTCTCCAGAGATTGCAAAGTCCTTCGATTTTTCTTCAGAGGAACGGATATACAATTG GTGGGAGTCTCAAGGATACTTTAAGCCAAATTTTGAGCGTGGAAGTGATCCTTTTGTGATACCAATGCCACCTCCTAATGTTACTGGTTCACTGCATATGGGACATGCAATGTTTGTGACACTTGAG GATATCATGGTTAGATACAACCGGATGAAGGGTAGACCAACACTGTGGCTTCCTGGAACTGATCATGCTGGTATTGCAACACAG TTGGTTGTAGAAAAAATGCTTGCTTCTGAAGGAATAAAAAGGACTGAACTGGGCAGAGAAGAGTTCGTACAACGAGTCTGGGAATGGAAAGAGAA GTATGGTGGAACTATCACAAATCAGATCAAGAGACTTGGTGCTTCCTGTGATTGGACGAGAGAGCACTTTACCCTTGATGAGCAGCTAAGTC gtGCAGTGGTTGAGGCCTTTATCAGGCTTCATGAGAAAGGTTTAATCTATCAAG GGTCTTACTTGGTTAATTGGTCTCCTAATCTGCAGACTGCTGTTTCAGACTTG GAAGTGGAATATTCTGAAGAACCTGGTACTCTATATCACATCAAGTACCGCGTTGCTGGAGGTTCAAG GGGTGACTTTTTGACAGTAGCAACGACACGCCCCGAGACATTATTTGGTGATGTCGCCATTGCTGTGCATCCTAAG GATGATCGTTATTCTCAGTACATAGGAAGAATGGCAATTGTACCTATGACATATGGCCGCCATGTTCCTATTATCTCTGACAGG CATGTTGATAAAGACTTTGGGACTGGTGTATTGAAGATAAGCCCTGGACATGACCATAATGATTACCTTCTTGCTAGAAAGCTGGGTCTCCCAATACTTAATGTGATGAATAAAGATGGGACCCTTAATGAGGTTGCTGGACTGTACTG TGGACTTGATCGGTTTGAGGCTCGGAAGAAACTATGGTCAGATCTTGAGGAGACAGGTCTTGCAGTGAAAAAGGAGCCACACACTTTACGAGTTCCCAGATCACAACGTGGTGGAGAA ATTATTGAGCCATTGGTAAGCAAGCAATGGTTTGTAACCATGGAGCCCTTGGCTGAGAAGGCCCTTCGTGCAGTTGAAAAAGGAGAATTAAACATTCTGCCTGAAAGGTTCGAGAAG ATTTATAATCACTGGCTATCAAACATCAAGGATTGGTGTATAAGCAGACAACTATGGTGGGGACACCGCATACCTGTTTGGTACATTGATGGAAAGAACTGTGAAGAAGATTATATAGTTGCTAGAGATGCTGATGAAGCCCTTGCAAAAGCACATGAGAAGTATGGAAAAGATGTAAACATATATCAAGATCCAGATGTTCTTGACACATGGTTTTCAAG TGCACTATGGCCTTTCAGTACACTTGGGTGGCCGGATGCATCATCAGAGGATTTTAAGAAGTTTTATCCAACAACCATGCTTGAAACTGG GCATGACATTTTGTTCTTTTGGGTGGCAAGGATGGTCATGATGGGAATTGAATTCACTGGGACTGTTCCATTTTCAAATGTTTATCTTCATGGGCTTATCCGGGACTCACAA GGACGAAAAATGTCTAAAACCCTAGGGAATGTAATAGATCCCCTTGACACAATCAAGGATTTTGGCACTGATGCTTTACGATTTACTCTTGCTTTAGGAACTGCTGGGCAG GACCTTAACTTGTCTACTGAGAGGTTGACTGCCAACAAAGCCTTCACTAATAAACTGTGGAATGCTGGGAAGTTTATATTGCAAAATTTGCCTAGGCAAACTGATAAATCTGCTTGGGAAACTGTGCTGGCTTATGAG TTTGACAAAGATGAGTCCTTCCTCAAGCTACCTTTGCCAGAATGCTGGgtg GTCTCAAAACTTCATTTACTAATTGATATGGTCACCATAAGCTATGACAAGTACTACTTTGGAGATGTTGGAAGAGAAACCTATGATTTCTTCTGGAGTGATTTTGCTGATTG GTATATAGAAGCGAGTAAAGCTCGTCTTTACCGTTCTGGAGGCGGTTCAGATGCATCAGTGGCACAGGCGGTTCTATTATATGTTTTTGAAAATGTATTGAAGCTGCTACATCCATTCATGCCATTTGTCACTGAAGAACTCTGGCAG GCACTCCCACGACGCAAAGAAGCTCTTATAGTATCCTCTTGGCCCCAGATTTCACTTCCACGGAATGctaatacaattaaaaaatttgaaaatttccAAGCATTG ACCAGAGCAATCCGGAATGCTAGAGCTGAGTACTCTGTTGAGCCAGCTAAACGTATATCTGCATCTATAGTAGCAAGTGAAGAAGTCATCCAGTATATATCT ACAGAGAAGGAAGCCTTAGCTCTTCTATCCAGGCTAGATCTACAAAACGTTTTTTTCACAGATTCTCCTCCAG GGGATGCAAATCAATCAGTACACCTTGTTGCCAGCGAGGGACTAGAGGCATATCTTCCCTTAGCTGATATGGTTGATATATCTGCTGAAGTTGACCGCCTTTCAAAGCGCCTTTCCAAGATGCAATCAGAGTATGATGGGCTTGTAGCTCGCCTCAAGTCTCCAAAA TTTGTAGAGAGAGCTCCCGAGGATGTTGTTCGCGGGGTTCGAGAGAAAGCGATAGAAGCAGAAGAGAAGATAAACCTTACCAAGAACCGTTTAGCTCTCCTCAAGTCCTCAGTTTTG ATCCCTTCTGATGTGAAGCCGTCTTAG
- the LOC8268115 gene encoding valine--tRNA ligase, chloroplastic/mitochondrial 2 isoform X2 — protein sequence MALQVGLSSPFLLSSCSAHRLNPLIFSQRRRFIPLSNWRFYCQRPRFFAVAASENGVFTSPEIAKSFDFSSEERIYNWWESQGYFKPNFERGSDPFVIPMPPPNVTGSLHMGHAMFVTLEDIMVRYNRMKGRPTLWLPGTDHAGIATQLVVEKMLASEGIKRTELGREEFVQRVWEWKEKYGGTITNQIKRLGASCDWTREHFTLDEQLSRAVVEAFIRLHEKGLIYQGSYLVNWSPNLQTAVSDLEVEYSEEPGTLYHIKYRVAGGSRGDFLTVATTRPETLFGDVAIAVHPKDDRYSQYIGRMAIVPMTYGRHVPIISDRHVDKDFGTGVLKISPGHDHNDYLLARKLGLPILNVMNKDGTLNEVAGLYCGLDRFEARKKLWSDLEETGLAVKKEPHTLRVPRSQRGGEIIEPLVSKQWFVTMEPLAEKALRAVEKGELNILPERFEKIYNHWLSNIKDWCISRQLWWGHRIPVWYIDGKNCEEDYIVARDADEALAKAHEKYGKDVNIYQDPDVLDTWFSSALWPFSTLGWPDASSEDFKKFYPTTMLETGHDILFFWVARMVMMGIEFTGTVPFSNVYLHGLIRDSQGRKMSKTLGNVIDPLDTIKDFGTDALRFTLALGTAGQDLNLSTERLTANKAFTNKLWNAGKFILQNLPRQTDKSAWETVLAYEFDKDESFLKLPLPECWVVSKLHLLIDMVTISYDKYYFGDVGRETYDFFWSDFADWYIEASKARLYRSGGGSDASVAQAVLLYVFENVLKLLHPFMPFVTEELWQALPRRKEALIVSSWPQISLPRNANTIKKFENFQALTRAIRNARAEYSVEPAKRISASIVASEEVIQYISTEKEALALLSRLDLQNVFFTDSPPGDANQSVHLVASEGLEAYLPLADMVDISAEVDRLSKRLSKMQSEYDGLVARLKSPKFVERAPEDVVRGVREKAIEAEEKINLTKNRLALLKSSVLVSQ from the exons CCTCTTATTTTCTCTCAGCGGCGTCGTTTCATTCCTTTATCCAATTGGCGTTTCTACTGTCAAAGGCCTAGATTTTTCGCAG TTGCAGCATCAGAAAATGGTGTATTTACTTCTCCAGAGATTGCAAAGTCCTTCGATTTTTCTTCAGAGGAACGGATATACAATTG GTGGGAGTCTCAAGGATACTTTAAGCCAAATTTTGAGCGTGGAAGTGATCCTTTTGTGATACCAATGCCACCTCCTAATGTTACTGGTTCACTGCATATGGGACATGCAATGTTTGTGACACTTGAG GATATCATGGTTAGATACAACCGGATGAAGGGTAGACCAACACTGTGGCTTCCTGGAACTGATCATGCTGGTATTGCAACACAG TTGGTTGTAGAAAAAATGCTTGCTTCTGAAGGAATAAAAAGGACTGAACTGGGCAGAGAAGAGTTCGTACAACGAGTCTGGGAATGGAAAGAGAA GTATGGTGGAACTATCACAAATCAGATCAAGAGACTTGGTGCTTCCTGTGATTGGACGAGAGAGCACTTTACCCTTGATGAGCAGCTAAGTC gtGCAGTGGTTGAGGCCTTTATCAGGCTTCATGAGAAAGGTTTAATCTATCAAG GGTCTTACTTGGTTAATTGGTCTCCTAATCTGCAGACTGCTGTTTCAGACTTG GAAGTGGAATATTCTGAAGAACCTGGTACTCTATATCACATCAAGTACCGCGTTGCTGGAGGTTCAAG GGGTGACTTTTTGACAGTAGCAACGACACGCCCCGAGACATTATTTGGTGATGTCGCCATTGCTGTGCATCCTAAG GATGATCGTTATTCTCAGTACATAGGAAGAATGGCAATTGTACCTATGACATATGGCCGCCATGTTCCTATTATCTCTGACAGG CATGTTGATAAAGACTTTGGGACTGGTGTATTGAAGATAAGCCCTGGACATGACCATAATGATTACCTTCTTGCTAGAAAGCTGGGTCTCCCAATACTTAATGTGATGAATAAAGATGGGACCCTTAATGAGGTTGCTGGACTGTACTG TGGACTTGATCGGTTTGAGGCTCGGAAGAAACTATGGTCAGATCTTGAGGAGACAGGTCTTGCAGTGAAAAAGGAGCCACACACTTTACGAGTTCCCAGATCACAACGTGGTGGAGAA ATTATTGAGCCATTGGTAAGCAAGCAATGGTTTGTAACCATGGAGCCCTTGGCTGAGAAGGCCCTTCGTGCAGTTGAAAAAGGAGAATTAAACATTCTGCCTGAAAGGTTCGAGAAG ATTTATAATCACTGGCTATCAAACATCAAGGATTGGTGTATAAGCAGACAACTATGGTGGGGACACCGCATACCTGTTTGGTACATTGATGGAAAGAACTGTGAAGAAGATTATATAGTTGCTAGAGATGCTGATGAAGCCCTTGCAAAAGCACATGAGAAGTATGGAAAAGATGTAAACATATATCAAGATCCAGATGTTCTTGACACATGGTTTTCAAG TGCACTATGGCCTTTCAGTACACTTGGGTGGCCGGATGCATCATCAGAGGATTTTAAGAAGTTTTATCCAACAACCATGCTTGAAACTGG GCATGACATTTTGTTCTTTTGGGTGGCAAGGATGGTCATGATGGGAATTGAATTCACTGGGACTGTTCCATTTTCAAATGTTTATCTTCATGGGCTTATCCGGGACTCACAA GGACGAAAAATGTCTAAAACCCTAGGGAATGTAATAGATCCCCTTGACACAATCAAGGATTTTGGCACTGATGCTTTACGATTTACTCTTGCTTTAGGAACTGCTGGGCAG GACCTTAACTTGTCTACTGAGAGGTTGACTGCCAACAAAGCCTTCACTAATAAACTGTGGAATGCTGGGAAGTTTATATTGCAAAATTTGCCTAGGCAAACTGATAAATCTGCTTGGGAAACTGTGCTGGCTTATGAG TTTGACAAAGATGAGTCCTTCCTCAAGCTACCTTTGCCAGAATGCTGGgtg GTCTCAAAACTTCATTTACTAATTGATATGGTCACCATAAGCTATGACAAGTACTACTTTGGAGATGTTGGAAGAGAAACCTATGATTTCTTCTGGAGTGATTTTGCTGATTG GTATATAGAAGCGAGTAAAGCTCGTCTTTACCGTTCTGGAGGCGGTTCAGATGCATCAGTGGCACAGGCGGTTCTATTATATGTTTTTGAAAATGTATTGAAGCTGCTACATCCATTCATGCCATTTGTCACTGAAGAACTCTGGCAG GCACTCCCACGACGCAAAGAAGCTCTTATAGTATCCTCTTGGCCCCAGATTTCACTTCCACGGAATGctaatacaattaaaaaatttgaaaatttccAAGCATTG ACCAGAGCAATCCGGAATGCTAGAGCTGAGTACTCTGTTGAGCCAGCTAAACGTATATCTGCATCTATAGTAGCAAGTGAAGAAGTCATCCAGTATATATCT ACAGAGAAGGAAGCCTTAGCTCTTCTATCCAGGCTAGATCTACAAAACGTTTTTTTCACAGATTCTCCTCCAG GGGATGCAAATCAATCAGTACACCTTGTTGCCAGCGAGGGACTAGAGGCATATCTTCCCTTAGCTGATATGGTTGATATATCTGCTGAAGTTGACCGCCTTTCAAAGCGCCTTTCCAAGATGCAATCAGAGTATGATGGGCTTGTAGCTCGCCTCAAGTCTCCAAAA TTTGTAGAGAGAGCTCCCGAGGATGTTGTTCGCGGGGTTCGAGAGAAAGCGATAGAAGCAGAAGAGAAGATAAACCTTACCAAGAACCGTTTAGCTCTCCTCAAGTCCTCAGTTTTGGTATCTCAATAG
- the LOC8268115 gene encoding valine--tRNA ligase, chloroplastic/mitochondrial 2 isoform X4: protein MALQVGLSSPFLLSSCSAHRLNPLIFSQRRRFIPLSNWRFYCQRPRFFAVAASENGVFTSPEIAKSFDFSSEERIYNWWESQGYFKPNFERGSDPFVIPMPPPNVTGSLHMGHAMFVTLEDIMVRYNRMKGRPTLWLPGTDHAGIATQLVVEKMLASEGIKRTELGREEFVQRVWEWKEKYGGTITNQIKRLGASCDWTREHFTLDEQLSRAVVEAFIRLHEKGLIYQGSYLVNWSPNLQTAVSDLEVEYSEEPGTLYHIKYRVAGGSRGDFLTVATTRPETLFGDVAIAVHPKDDRYSQYIGRMAIVPMTYGRHVPIISDRHVDKDFGTGVLKISPGHDHNDYLLARKLGLPILNVMNKDGTLNEVAGLYCGLDRFEARKKLWSDLEETGLAVKKEPHTLRVPRSQRGGEIIEPLVSKQWFVTMEPLAEKALRAVEKGELNILPERFEKIYNHWLSNIKDWCISRQLWWGHRIPVWYIDGKNCEEDYIVARDADEALAKAHEKYGKDVNIYQDPDVLDTWFSSALWPFSTLGWPDASSEDFKKFYPTTMLETGHDILFFWVARMVMMGIEFTGTVPFSNVYLHGLIRDSQGRKMSKTLGNVIDPLDTIKDFGTDALRFTLALGTAGQDLNLSTERLTANKAFTNKLWNAGKFILQNLPRQTDKSAWETVLAYEFDKDESFLKLPLPECWVVSKLHLLIDMVTISYDKYYFGDVGRETYDFFWSDFADWSCTWIFSFFKSTLFFFEPSFIGVTRLNACSTSAHCFRIIQLKPIHHEIDMN from the exons CCTCTTATTTTCTCTCAGCGGCGTCGTTTCATTCCTTTATCCAATTGGCGTTTCTACTGTCAAAGGCCTAGATTTTTCGCAG TTGCAGCATCAGAAAATGGTGTATTTACTTCTCCAGAGATTGCAAAGTCCTTCGATTTTTCTTCAGAGGAACGGATATACAATTG GTGGGAGTCTCAAGGATACTTTAAGCCAAATTTTGAGCGTGGAAGTGATCCTTTTGTGATACCAATGCCACCTCCTAATGTTACTGGTTCACTGCATATGGGACATGCAATGTTTGTGACACTTGAG GATATCATGGTTAGATACAACCGGATGAAGGGTAGACCAACACTGTGGCTTCCTGGAACTGATCATGCTGGTATTGCAACACAG TTGGTTGTAGAAAAAATGCTTGCTTCTGAAGGAATAAAAAGGACTGAACTGGGCAGAGAAGAGTTCGTACAACGAGTCTGGGAATGGAAAGAGAA GTATGGTGGAACTATCACAAATCAGATCAAGAGACTTGGTGCTTCCTGTGATTGGACGAGAGAGCACTTTACCCTTGATGAGCAGCTAAGTC gtGCAGTGGTTGAGGCCTTTATCAGGCTTCATGAGAAAGGTTTAATCTATCAAG GGTCTTACTTGGTTAATTGGTCTCCTAATCTGCAGACTGCTGTTTCAGACTTG GAAGTGGAATATTCTGAAGAACCTGGTACTCTATATCACATCAAGTACCGCGTTGCTGGAGGTTCAAG GGGTGACTTTTTGACAGTAGCAACGACACGCCCCGAGACATTATTTGGTGATGTCGCCATTGCTGTGCATCCTAAG GATGATCGTTATTCTCAGTACATAGGAAGAATGGCAATTGTACCTATGACATATGGCCGCCATGTTCCTATTATCTCTGACAGG CATGTTGATAAAGACTTTGGGACTGGTGTATTGAAGATAAGCCCTGGACATGACCATAATGATTACCTTCTTGCTAGAAAGCTGGGTCTCCCAATACTTAATGTGATGAATAAAGATGGGACCCTTAATGAGGTTGCTGGACTGTACTG TGGACTTGATCGGTTTGAGGCTCGGAAGAAACTATGGTCAGATCTTGAGGAGACAGGTCTTGCAGTGAAAAAGGAGCCACACACTTTACGAGTTCCCAGATCACAACGTGGTGGAGAA ATTATTGAGCCATTGGTAAGCAAGCAATGGTTTGTAACCATGGAGCCCTTGGCTGAGAAGGCCCTTCGTGCAGTTGAAAAAGGAGAATTAAACATTCTGCCTGAAAGGTTCGAGAAG ATTTATAATCACTGGCTATCAAACATCAAGGATTGGTGTATAAGCAGACAACTATGGTGGGGACACCGCATACCTGTTTGGTACATTGATGGAAAGAACTGTGAAGAAGATTATATAGTTGCTAGAGATGCTGATGAAGCCCTTGCAAAAGCACATGAGAAGTATGGAAAAGATGTAAACATATATCAAGATCCAGATGTTCTTGACACATGGTTTTCAAG TGCACTATGGCCTTTCAGTACACTTGGGTGGCCGGATGCATCATCAGAGGATTTTAAGAAGTTTTATCCAACAACCATGCTTGAAACTGG GCATGACATTTTGTTCTTTTGGGTGGCAAGGATGGTCATGATGGGAATTGAATTCACTGGGACTGTTCCATTTTCAAATGTTTATCTTCATGGGCTTATCCGGGACTCACAA GGACGAAAAATGTCTAAAACCCTAGGGAATGTAATAGATCCCCTTGACACAATCAAGGATTTTGGCACTGATGCTTTACGATTTACTCTTGCTTTAGGAACTGCTGGGCAG GACCTTAACTTGTCTACTGAGAGGTTGACTGCCAACAAAGCCTTCACTAATAAACTGTGGAATGCTGGGAAGTTTATATTGCAAAATTTGCCTAGGCAAACTGATAAATCTGCTTGGGAAACTGTGCTGGCTTATGAG TTTGACAAAGATGAGTCCTTCCTCAAGCTACCTTTGCCAGAATGCTGGgtg GTCTCAAAACTTCATTTACTAATTGATATGGTCACCATAAGCTATGACAAGTACTACTTTGGAGATGTTGGAAGAGAAACCTATGATTTCTTCTGGAGTGATTTTGCTGATTG GTCATGTACATggatcttttctttttttaaatccaCTTTGTTCTTTTTCGAGCCAAGCTTTATAGGAGTCACAAGGCTAAATGCTTGTAGCACTTCAGCCCATTGTTTTAGAATCATACAACTCAAGCCAATTCACCATGAAATCGATATGAATTAA
- the LOC8268115 gene encoding valine--tRNA ligase, chloroplastic/mitochondrial 2 isoform X3 has product MVELSQIRSRDLVLPVIGRESTLPLMSSAVVEAFIRLHEKGLIYQGSYLVNWSPNLQTAVSDLEVEYSEEPGTLYHIKYRVAGGSRGDFLTVATTRPETLFGDVAIAVHPKDDRYSQYIGRMAIVPMTYGRHVPIISDRHVDKDFGTGVLKISPGHDHNDYLLARKLGLPILNVMNKDGTLNEVAGLYCGLDRFEARKKLWSDLEETGLAVKKEPHTLRVPRSQRGGEIIEPLVSKQWFVTMEPLAEKALRAVEKGELNILPERFEKIYNHWLSNIKDWCISRQLWWGHRIPVWYIDGKNCEEDYIVARDADEALAKAHEKYGKDVNIYQDPDVLDTWFSSALWPFSTLGWPDASSEDFKKFYPTTMLETGHDILFFWVARMVMMGIEFTGTVPFSNVYLHGLIRDSQGRKMSKTLGNVIDPLDTIKDFGTDALRFTLALGTAGQDLNLSTERLTANKAFTNKLWNAGKFILQNLPRQTDKSAWETVLAYEFDKDESFLKLPLPECWVVSKLHLLIDMVTISYDKYYFGDVGRETYDFFWSDFADWYIEASKARLYRSGGGSDASVAQAVLLYVFENVLKLLHPFMPFVTEELWQALPRRKEALIVSSWPQISLPRNANTIKKFENFQALTRAIRNARAEYSVEPAKRISASIVASEEVIQYISTEKEALALLSRLDLQNVFFTDSPPGDANQSVHLVASEGLEAYLPLADMVDISAEVDRLSKRLSKMQSEYDGLVARLKSPKFVERAPEDVVRGVREKAIEAEEKINLTKNRLALLKSSVLIPSDVKPS; this is encoded by the exons ATGGTGGAACTATCACAAATCAGATCAAGAGACTTGGTGCTTCCTGTGATTGGACGAGAGAGCACTTTACCCTTGATGAGCA gtGCAGTGGTTGAGGCCTTTATCAGGCTTCATGAGAAAGGTTTAATCTATCAAG GGTCTTACTTGGTTAATTGGTCTCCTAATCTGCAGACTGCTGTTTCAGACTTG GAAGTGGAATATTCTGAAGAACCTGGTACTCTATATCACATCAAGTACCGCGTTGCTGGAGGTTCAAG GGGTGACTTTTTGACAGTAGCAACGACACGCCCCGAGACATTATTTGGTGATGTCGCCATTGCTGTGCATCCTAAG GATGATCGTTATTCTCAGTACATAGGAAGAATGGCAATTGTACCTATGACATATGGCCGCCATGTTCCTATTATCTCTGACAGG CATGTTGATAAAGACTTTGGGACTGGTGTATTGAAGATAAGCCCTGGACATGACCATAATGATTACCTTCTTGCTAGAAAGCTGGGTCTCCCAATACTTAATGTGATGAATAAAGATGGGACCCTTAATGAGGTTGCTGGACTGTACTG TGGACTTGATCGGTTTGAGGCTCGGAAGAAACTATGGTCAGATCTTGAGGAGACAGGTCTTGCAGTGAAAAAGGAGCCACACACTTTACGAGTTCCCAGATCACAACGTGGTGGAGAA ATTATTGAGCCATTGGTAAGCAAGCAATGGTTTGTAACCATGGAGCCCTTGGCTGAGAAGGCCCTTCGTGCAGTTGAAAAAGGAGAATTAAACATTCTGCCTGAAAGGTTCGAGAAG ATTTATAATCACTGGCTATCAAACATCAAGGATTGGTGTATAAGCAGACAACTATGGTGGGGACACCGCATACCTGTTTGGTACATTGATGGAAAGAACTGTGAAGAAGATTATATAGTTGCTAGAGATGCTGATGAAGCCCTTGCAAAAGCACATGAGAAGTATGGAAAAGATGTAAACATATATCAAGATCCAGATGTTCTTGACACATGGTTTTCAAG TGCACTATGGCCTTTCAGTACACTTGGGTGGCCGGATGCATCATCAGAGGATTTTAAGAAGTTTTATCCAACAACCATGCTTGAAACTGG GCATGACATTTTGTTCTTTTGGGTGGCAAGGATGGTCATGATGGGAATTGAATTCACTGGGACTGTTCCATTTTCAAATGTTTATCTTCATGGGCTTATCCGGGACTCACAA GGACGAAAAATGTCTAAAACCCTAGGGAATGTAATAGATCCCCTTGACACAATCAAGGATTTTGGCACTGATGCTTTACGATTTACTCTTGCTTTAGGAACTGCTGGGCAG GACCTTAACTTGTCTACTGAGAGGTTGACTGCCAACAAAGCCTTCACTAATAAACTGTGGAATGCTGGGAAGTTTATATTGCAAAATTTGCCTAGGCAAACTGATAAATCTGCTTGGGAAACTGTGCTGGCTTATGAG TTTGACAAAGATGAGTCCTTCCTCAAGCTACCTTTGCCAGAATGCTGGgtg GTCTCAAAACTTCATTTACTAATTGATATGGTCACCATAAGCTATGACAAGTACTACTTTGGAGATGTTGGAAGAGAAACCTATGATTTCTTCTGGAGTGATTTTGCTGATTG GTATATAGAAGCGAGTAAAGCTCGTCTTTACCGTTCTGGAGGCGGTTCAGATGCATCAGTGGCACAGGCGGTTCTATTATATGTTTTTGAAAATGTATTGAAGCTGCTACATCCATTCATGCCATTTGTCACTGAAGAACTCTGGCAG GCACTCCCACGACGCAAAGAAGCTCTTATAGTATCCTCTTGGCCCCAGATTTCACTTCCACGGAATGctaatacaattaaaaaatttgaaaatttccAAGCATTG ACCAGAGCAATCCGGAATGCTAGAGCTGAGTACTCTGTTGAGCCAGCTAAACGTATATCTGCATCTATAGTAGCAAGTGAAGAAGTCATCCAGTATATATCT ACAGAGAAGGAAGCCTTAGCTCTTCTATCCAGGCTAGATCTACAAAACGTTTTTTTCACAGATTCTCCTCCAG GGGATGCAAATCAATCAGTACACCTTGTTGCCAGCGAGGGACTAGAGGCATATCTTCCCTTAGCTGATATGGTTGATATATCTGCTGAAGTTGACCGCCTTTCAAAGCGCCTTTCCAAGATGCAATCAGAGTATGATGGGCTTGTAGCTCGCCTCAAGTCTCCAAAA TTTGTAGAGAGAGCTCCCGAGGATGTTGTTCGCGGGGTTCGAGAGAAAGCGATAGAAGCAGAAGAGAAGATAAACCTTACCAAGAACCGTTTAGCTCTCCTCAAGTCCTCAGTTTTG ATCCCTTCTGATGTGAAGCCGTCTTAG